From one Methanobrevibacter woesei genomic stretch:
- a CDS encoding zinc metalloprotease HtpX — MKGTWKLQLRLIVVMAVLFLIVYTLASIAGYYLGFGGSLSFYLIISLIIIFAQYWFGPSIVKMSMKVRPLSETEAPHIHQMVEELAAEAGIKKPKIGLSEVNIPNAFAYGRSSRSGHIALTRPIIGLLTRDELKAVIGHEMGHIKHNDMIVTSMVSVIPMICYYIALSFMFSNNNENNSGFIIGIIGYVFYFIGQLLVLCVSRIREYYADAASVEFGNKPAALASALYKLSYGAAKANNEELKDINTTRAFFVNDINNGARDITSFRQIDFDGDGSISDEELRRISESNIKVKSSAKFMEILSTHPDMLKRVKRLSELENQ, encoded by the coding sequence ATGAAAGGCACATGGAAACTTCAATTAAGATTAATAGTTGTTATGGCGGTCTTATTCCTAATTGTATATACTCTTGCTTCAATAGCAGGTTATTATTTAGGTTTTGGCGGATCTTTAAGCTTTTACTTAATTATTAGTTTGATAATTATTTTTGCACAATATTGGTTTGGACCATCTATTGTTAAAATGTCTATGAAAGTAAGACCATTATCTGAAACTGAAGCACCTCATATTCATCAGATGGTTGAAGAATTAGCTGCTGAAGCAGGAATAAAAAAACCTAAAATTGGTTTATCTGAAGTAAATATTCCTAATGCTTTTGCTTATGGTAGATCTTCAAGAAGTGGTCATATTGCACTTACAAGACCAATTATAGGTTTACTCACTAGGGATGAACTTAAAGCAGTTATTGGACATGAAATGGGACATATTAAGCATAATGATATGATTGTAACATCTATGGTAAGTGTAATACCTATGATTTGTTATTATATTGCATTATCTTTCATGTTTTCAAATAATAATGAAAACAATTCTGGATTCATAATTGGAATTATTGGTTATGTTTTCTACTTCATAGGTCAATTATTAGTATTATGTGTTTCAAGAATCAGAGAGTACTATGCAGATGCAGCTAGTGTGGAATTTGGTAATAAGCCTGCTGCTTTAGCATCAGCACTTTATAAATTGTCTTATGGTGCAGCAAAAGCCAACAATGAAGAACTTAAAGATATTAACACTACTCGTGCATTCTTTGTAAACGATATTAACAATGGTGCTCGTGATATAACTTCATTTAGACAAATTGACTTTGATGGTGATGGATCTATTTCAGATGAAGAATTAAGAAGGATATCTGAAAGTAATATTAAAGTTAAATCATCTGCAAAATTCATGGAAATATTGTCCACTCACCCAGACATGTTAAAAAGAGTAAAAAGATTATCAGAACTTGAAAATCAATAG
- a CDS encoding tRNA (adenine-N1)-methyltransferase, giving the protein MILDERGKKYLLKEDKEFQSDLGIVSAEQIANSEIGDELKSHLDHTFKIVKPNVNDFIDLMDRRCSILIQKDIGSVLAHTGLGAGDRVVDAGTGAGAIALNFGNVVGSEGKVYTYEIREDFAEVARKNIENFGITNIEVKNKDIKEGIDEDNLDLIFLDLPKPFEIFEDVYDSLKVGGWLTVYAPYIDQAEVSYRIAKKLGFYNIDIIEILERGLEVRQQGVRPKTRMVGHSGYLLFARKL; this is encoded by the coding sequence ATGATTTTAGATGAAAGAGGTAAAAAATATCTTTTAAAAGAAGATAAAGAATTCCAAAGTGATTTAGGTATTGTTTCAGCTGAGCAAATTGCTAATTCAGAAATTGGAGATGAACTTAAAAGTCATTTAGATCATACTTTCAAGATTGTTAAACCTAATGTAAATGATTTTATAGATTTAATGGATAGAAGATGTTCTATCTTAATTCAAAAAGATATTGGTTCTGTTTTAGCTCATACAGGTTTAGGTGCTGGTGATAGGGTCGTTGATGCAGGAACTGGTGCTGGAGCTATTGCATTAAATTTTGGAAATGTTGTAGGCAGTGAAGGTAAAGTCTACACCTATGAAATTAGAGAAGACTTTGCTGAAGTTGCAAGGAAAAATATTGAAAACTTTGGAATTACAAATATTGAAGTTAAAAATAAGGATATTAAAGAAGGTATTGATGAAGATAACTTAGATTTGATCTTTTTAGACCTTCCTAAGCCTTTTGAAATTTTTGAAGATGTTTACGACTCCTTAAAGGTTGGGGGATGGCTTACAGTTTACGCTCCATATATTGATCAGGCAGAAGTCTCATATAGGATTGCTAAAAAATTAGGATTTTATAATATTGACATTATTGAGATTTTAGAGCGTGGACTTGAAGTTAGACAACAAGGGGTAAGGCCAAAAACACGTATGGTTGGTCACAGTGGATATCTTCTATTTGCTCGTAAATTATAG